CCGCCAGCAGCGCGATCTTTTTTCCGCGCCTGCTCCCAGAAAGCCTCTAATCCTTCGCCCGCCTCTTTCAGCAAACCCGTCGGGTTAATTTTGCTGCGCTTTTCTTCATATGCGCGCTGCACCGGCCCGGTAATCTGCGGGTAGTAGTTTGCCAGCATCAACAATTGGTTTGAGGTCAGCGGTTGCCCGGCCACCACACAGGTACGCATTTCACGCACATCATCAAGGAAGGTTTGCAGTGTCTTACGCGGTTCAACAAACAGGTTCAGCACCGAGGCATCGTTAAACAATCTGGCGTAGTGCTGACTAAACTCTTTTTTATCTACCAACAGCAGAGCCAGTTCACTAAAGCGCATCCCACTTAAGACATCGTTACGATCACCCAAGCGCAGCCAGCGACGCACACGATCGCCACCAAACTGCGTCTTCAGGTGATCACGCAAGCGCTCGGGATCGGACCAGGCTTGCATCACCAGCGATTTAATCAGCGACTCCAGCGCACGGAGTTGTTGCTGCCCTTGTTGTTGTTGCTGCGTATTGTCTGCATTTAATGCCGTGTTGTAGCTCAGCAGCTTCTGCTTTTTGCGCAAATTCTCCAGCGCGCCAATAAAACGCAGGGCGGCAATTAATTGATTCTCACTGACATTTTGCCCATTCTCGTAGCGCGGAACGAGCTGTTGCAGATGGCGGAGCTGCAAGGTGAACTGGGTTAATTCCGCATCGCTGAGTTTCAATCTTTTCGCCACTGCGCCCCAGCCGCCCATACTCAGGCGCGCCACATCCAGCTGTTCCAGAAACCAGCGCGGATCTTTTCCTTCCTCAAAATGCACATTCAAAAGCAATAAAATTTCGACAGAGGCCTGACGAATAATGGCAAGGCATTTTTCGAACTGTTCACCCATATTTAGAGGGGCAGGTGTTGTCATTATTTTCCCTTAAGTACAACTTAAGAAATAATTCGCCAGGCGAACCCGCGAAGGTTTTTTTCTTTATTTATGAATAGCTAAAAGATAGCGCAGTTGGTGATTATTATCAGTGATACCTGTTTCAGATTAATAAAAACAGTCCGAATTATTCATGAAATTTATTTTTCATTGCCCGGCAGATTAACCCGCGACAACCTGCGGTTTATATTTTATACGCGCTGAAAACAGACAATTCGCCTGCACATCTGCCTCTTGTCTGCCAGGCTTAGAGAGGTATTTAGTGATATTTCAGGAGAAGTTATGAAGAAAATCGTGCTTACCGCCTGCTTTGCAGCACTGTTTTCCATGTCGGCACTGGCAGAAGAGGCTCCCGGCCTGAAAGCAGATAAAGCGCCGCCGCCGCCGCACAAAATGGATGACGGCTACCGTGGCATTGAAGACGCACGCTCAATGACCGTGAAACAGGCGAAAGAGCTGCATGATGGCGCATCGATTTCGCTGCGCGGTAACCTGGTTGAGAAGCAAGGTGAAGATGTCTATCTTTTCCGCGATAAAACCGACCAGATTCAGGCCTATATCCCGATAGCGGTGTTTGATGGCAAATCCTTGTCACCGGATGAGCTGGTTGGGATCAGCGGTTCGCTGGATAAAAAACAGCAGCCTGCGCGCATCAAAGTCACGCATTTTCAGAAGCAGTAAGACCTCGCCCGGCGGTGAAAAACCGGCCGGGCGTCGCCATGCTTACAGGAACATACCACCAGACACTTCCACGCGTTGCGCCGTCATCCAGGCGAGCTTATCGCTGAGTAGCGCAGCAATCGCATCACCAATATCATCCGGCTGTCCGACACGGCCCAGCGCAGTTTGCGATGCAATGAACTGATGAACCTGCTCATTATCCCGCACCACACCGCCGCTAAAATCGGTGGCAATCGCGCCCGGCGCAATGATGTTGACGGAAATTCCGCGCTCGCCTAACTCTTTTGCCTGGTAGCGGGTCAATACTTCCATCGCCCCTTTTACTGCGGCATAACTGGCGCGGCCCGGCTGACAGAAACGCGTTAAACCGGTCGAGACATTCAGAATGCGCCCGCCCTCTTTTATCAGCGGCAGCAGCAACTGCGTCAGGAAGAACGGTCCTTTAAAGTGGATGTTCACCATCTGGTCGAATTGCTCTTCGCTGGTCTCGGCGAAAGAGGCGTGAATACCCACACCGGCATTGTTTAATAAATAATCAAATGAGTCGCGCTGCCAGACGTTTTGCAGTTGTTCAAGCACGCGACTCACGAAATCACCAAACTGCGATATATCGCCGACGTTAAGCTGCAATGCCGCCGCTTTCCCGCCTTTTTGCTCAATTTCACGCACCACGTTTTCAGCGTCCTGCGCGTTATTGTTATAGGTCAGAATAATGCCGGTTCCCTTCGCCGCCAGTTTCAGGGCCGCATTTTTACCCAGCCCGCGGCTGCCGCCAGTGATCAGTGCAATCGGTTGTGTCATAGAAACCTCTTTTTCGCTGTTGGGATGTACAGAGAAAGCTTATTAGCTGCATGGCATGCAATAAAGGTGTTAAATTACGCTTCACTGTTTCCATCAAAACAACAATAGGGCGCAGTGATGGATAAAATTTACGCAATGCAACTGTTTATTCGTGTCGCGGAACTGGCGAGTTTTTCCAAAGCGGCAGAGTCAATGGGGTTACCGAAAGGCAGCGTCTCGCGCCAGATCCAGGCGCTGGAGACTCAACTCGGTACGCAACTGTTACACCGCACCACGCGCCGCGTCCAGTTAACCCAGGACGGCACGGTCTATTACGAGCGGGCGAAAGATCTGCTGGCGAACATGGACGAACTCGACGGCATGTTTTTGCACGATCCCTCGAGCATCAGCGGACGCCTGCGCGTCGACATGCCCGTTGGCGTTGCGAAAAACCTCGTTATTCCGCGCCTTCCCGCCTTTTTGCAACAGTACCCCGGTATTGAACTGGAGCTGAGCAGCAGCGATCGGCTGGTGGATATTATTCGTGAAGGCTTCGATTGCGTGGTGCGCGTCGGTACGCTGAAAGATTCCGGCTTAATCGCCCGCCAGCTTGGCAAACTCTCGGTGATTAACTGCGCCAGCCCCGATTATCTGGCGCGTTTTGGCTACCCTGACTCCCTCGACGATCTCTCATCTCATGCGCTGGTGCACTACTCTGTCAATCTTGGCACGCGCCCGCAAGGTTTTGAGGTCTGGCAGGATAACCAGACCCGCTGGGTGAAAACCGGCGGCATCCTGACGGTAAACAGCACCGAAACCTATCACGCCGCCTGCCTTGCCGGGCTGGGCATTATTCAGGTGCCGCGCATTGGCGCGCGTGATGCGCTGCGCATGGGAAAACTGGTGGAGGTGCTGCCGCAATACCGCGCGGAGCCGATGCCGGTGTCGCTGATTTACCCGCATCGGCGCAACCTGTCGCGCCGCGTACATCTGTTTATGGAGTGGCTGGCGACCGTGTTAAAGGATTATGTCGACCAGTAGCGGCTATAATTTTCATACAACACATTCAGGAGAAGGAAAAAAGACCTGATGACGCCGGAAAATTTCGAAAAACGCCCGACGCAAGACCTTGATTACGAACCTGTCAGGAAGATGGCTCAGGCTGAGCCACCTGAAAAAGAGAAAACTGAAAAAGAGAAAGATGACGCGCACGGAATGGTCAGCAGCACGATTGCGACCGTCACCGATACGGCGCAAAAGATCCAGCGCCGCCCAATGGTCGCGCATCTGATCCGCGCGACCGAACGCTTTAACGATCGCATGGGCAACCAGTTTGGCGCGGCCATTACTTACTTCTCGTTCCTGTCGATGATCCCCATCATGATGGTGTCGTTCGCCGCCGCCGGTTTTATCCTCGCCTCGCATCCGACGCTGTTGCAGGACATCTTTAATAAGATCCTGACAAGCGTTAGCGACCCGACGATGGCTTCCACCTTAAAAAATACGCTGAACATCGCCGTGCAGCAGCGCACCACCGTGGGTATTGTCGGGCTGGCTGTCGCCCTCTATTCCGGTGTGAACTGGATGGGCAACCTGCGTGAAGCCATTCGCGCCCAGTCGCGCGATGTCTGGGAGCGCAACTCGCAGGATGAAGAGAAGATTTGGGTGAAGTACTTCCGCGATTTTATCTCGCTGATTGGCCTGTTGGTGGCGCTGATTATTACCCTCTCCATCACCTCGGTAGCTGGAGCCGCGCAAGAACTTATCATCTCTACGCTGCATCTTAATTACATAGAGTGGCTAAAACCGGCGTGGGGAGGGATTGGCCTGCTGATTTCGATTTGTGCCAACTACCTGCTGTTCTTCTGGATCTTCTGGCGGTTGCCGCGCCATCGCCCGCGTAAACGCGCGCTGATTCGCGGCACGTTTATCGCCGCGATTGGTTTTGAGGTGATCAAAATCGTGATGACCTGGACACTGCCGTCGCTGGTGAAATCGCCGTCGGGCGCGGCATTCGGCTCGGTGCTGGGCCTGATGGCGTTCTTCTACTTCTTCGCCCGCCTGACGCTGTTCTGTGCCGCATGGATTGCCACGGCGCAATACAAAGATGACCCGCTGATGCCGGGTAAACGCTACCGCTAAATGCGCTATCGGGCTGATAACTACACGGAAAATATCAGCCCGATCTATCATTTCAGCACGAAAAACCAGACGGTAACTTTTATTTAACCTGAAACCAGTTTTATCTTCTAATTTCTAAAATGTGTGAAGCATTTCATGGATGTGAAAACCTAAGTCTGAAGATTATTCGCTTTTTGCCTGTTTTTTGCGCGACTCGCGATTTTGTTACAGATTGAAATGTCGCTTTTGCTGTGGCTAATATGCTCGTTCGTTCGCCCAAAATAAGAAAACTTTATGCAAGCTACAGCTACAACTTTCGACAACGAGCAGGAAAACCCACCGGTAAACTCACGCAATAAAGTGGTCGTCGCGTCTCTGATTGGCACCGCCATCGAGTTCTTCGATTTCTATATTTATGCCACCGCAGCGGTCATCGTTTTCCCGCATATCTTCTTCCCCCAGGGCGACCCAACGGCAGCCACGCTGCAATCACTGGCGACCTTCGCCATTGCCTTTATCGCACGTCCCATCGGCTCGGCGGTGTTCGGCCACTTTGGCGACCGCGTTGGCCGGAAAGTCACCCTCGTCGCCTCGCTGCTGACCATGGGCATTTCGACCGTCGTCATCGGCCTGCTGCCCGGTTATGAAACCATTGGCGTCATGGCGCCGCTGCTGCTGGCGCTGGCCCGTTTTGGTCAGGGTCTGGGCTTAGGCGGTGAATGGGGCGGCGCGGCGCTGCTGGCAACGGAGAACGCCCCGCCGCGTAAACGCGCGCTGTACGGATCTTTCCCGCAACTCGGCGCGCCTATCGGCTTTTTCTTTGCTAACGGCACGTTCCTGCTGCTCTCCTGGCTGTTGACCGATGAGCAGTTTATGGAGTGGGGCTGGCGCGTACCGTTTATCTTCTCTGCCGTGCTGGTGCTGATTGGCCTGTACGTCCGCGTTTCGCTGCATGAAACGCCGGTGTTTGCCAAAGTGGCCGCCGCGAAGAAACAGGTGAAAATTCCGCTCGGTACGCTGCTGACCAAACACGTACGCGTGACGGTGCTCGGCACCTTTATCATGCTGGCGACCTACACGCTGTTCTATATCATGACGGTCTATTCCATGACCTTCAGCACCTCGCCGCAGGGTCTTGGGCTGCCGCGCAACGAAGTATTGTGGATGTTGATGATGGCGGTCATTGGCTTCGGTGTGATGGTGCCGGTCGCGGGCCTGCTGGCAGACGCCTTTGGTCGCCGCAAGAGCATGGTTGTCATTACCTCGCTGATTATTCTCTTCGCGCTGTTCGTCTTCCCGCCGCTGCTCGGTTCCGGTAACCCGGCGCTGGTAATGGCGTATCTGTTGATTGGTTTAAGCCTGATGGGGCTGACCTTCGGCCCGATGGGCGCGCTGTTGCCGGAACTGTTCCCGACCGAAGTGCGTTACACCGGCGCCTCTTTCTCTTATAACGTGTCGTCGATTCTTGGCGCGTCTGTGGCACCCTATATCGCCACCTGGCTGCAAGCGAACTATGGCCTGATGTACGTCGGGATTTACCTGGCGGCGATGGCAGCGTTAACGCTGATTGCCCTGCTGCTGACCCACGAAACGAAACACCAGTCCCTGTAATCGTTACCCCTCTCTCCTGCGGAGAGAGGGGCATTTCCCGTTAGTGTTTCATCTGTGACAGGATTGCCTGGCACTGGTTCTCCTCGCCTTCTGACGGCGAAATCAGCGCCAGCAGTGCCGCCGCGGGCGTAACCAGCGTTGCCAGTGCGGCGGCCACCGCGCCACGGGCAATCAGCGGCCCGGCTTTCACCCCGGCCTGCGGGTTTTTAAAGCTGCCGCGCACGTACAGCGGTGAACGCAGCGTCACAATGCGCACGCCTTTACTTTCCGGGTCAATCGTCAGATCAAGCTGTTCGGATGCCATGCTGGCAGTCCCGGTGACGTTAATCAGCGCGTTTTCCGTGTCGAAGGCAAAGATTTGCGGCCTGGCGACACCGTTAACCAGATCGAGATTGGCGGCGGCGCAGTTGACGCGCACTTCGTCATCGCCAAATAGCTGACCCACAATAAAGTTCCCGACGTTAAGGCCGAGGATTTCCATCAGGTTACGGCTCACCAGCCCGTCGTTCATCAGCAGTTTCAGGTTACCGTTACTGGTGCCCAGCAGCGCCGCGACCGAGTTACCGACGCCGCGAATATCTGCGTCACCGTTCATCTCACCCAGCGTTTTCTGCATCAGTTCCACATCGGGCATCAGCTCTTTCAGCTTCAGCTTGCGCGCCTGAATCTCTGCCCGACCCTGCATCGGTTTTTTATCCCCTTCGAGATGAATGTTCGATGAGATGGTGCCGCCCGCCAGACCGAATTTCAGCGGTTGCAGGCGCAGGTCAGCATTTTTCAGCAGGATGTGGGTAGAGAGATCGCTAATCGGCAGCGAGGATCCGTGTTCGATCCGGCGGCCTTTAAAGCGCACATCCGCATCCATCACGTCCCATTTGTCGGTTTCAAAACGGTCATACGGCAGCACTTTGTCCGCCGGTTGCACCGACTTCTCGCCTTTTTTCTGTTCCGCATTTTTAGATTGCTCCGCACCTTTGCCGGAATCGACGCCAATTAGCGGCCCTAAATCGGCCAGACGAAGCTGGCGCGATTCGACATCGCCTTCCAGTTTCGGGCGCGGTTTGCCGGTGGAATAGGTCAGCGTGCCGTGAATATCGCTCTCGCCGATATGGCCGTTAAAGTTGCGATAATCAAACACCGAGCCTTTTTCGTTGTTGATTTTCGCCACCAGATGGCCGTCGGTTTCAAACGGCGGCGTATCGGGCAACAGCACGCCGGTTAAATCGTACAACTCGCCCAGCGAATCGCCGCCGAACTTCAGTTGTAAATCAACACCGCCCATGTTCATCGGGTCGTTGACCGTGCCGACAAACGCCACGCGGGTATTGCCGGAGCGGAAATCCGCCTGCACCGGGAATGGCGTGCTTTCACTGCGTAGCGCCAGCATGCCGCCAATTTTCCCGTCACCGGAAAGCGGCTGGCCGTTGTAGCGCCCTTTTGCCTTCAGGCCGAAGACGTAATCCCCGGCTTTGGTTTTGTCATTACTTTTGCCCGTCACTTCGCTAAAGGGCAGCGGTTTACCCAGCGGATCGACCATGATTTCGATATCGGCGCGGCTGACCGCATCATCAATGGCAATGCGCCCACGATCGAAGAGGATGTTATCGAGACGGAATGACCAGGCGGAAGGTTTGGCGTTCGGATCTTTGTTCTCATCGCCCGCGAGGGTAAAGGTCCAGTTGTTGAGTTTTTCCGAGCGGCGAATCAGCCTGGCATCCGGCTGTTGCAGTTTGATCCACGGCAGGTAAACGGTTTTGGTGAACAGTGCCAGCGGGGCAAGCGTGGCTTCAACGCGCGGCAGGTGCACCATGGTTATCTCATCGATCCCCGGCGGGTTGCCAAGAATAATATCGTCGGCGTGAACATGCGGCCACGGGATCCAGCTGCGCCAGCCGGTTTCCTCTTTTTGCCGCTCCCACACCACGCCCAAATCGCCGCGTATGGCGAACGGACGATTCAGTTCGGTGGAGACTTTTTCATTAATGGTGGGTTTCAGGCGGTTCCAGTCAAATGTCGCAATGATGACGATGGCAACCACGATGATTAACAACAGCGTCGCGAAGACAGCCGTGAGCGCTTTACTCGTTTTTGTCATTGTTCTGCCTTTCCTTTAATGCCTTACCTCTCATAAAGATAGTAGAGCCTGACGGAAAGGGGAGCGGCTAAAGTTTGAGCGTGACTTGTGCGAGGTTACTTAAAGGAACCGGACGGGAGAGAAAATAGCCCTGCGCCGCGTATGCCGGTGAGTTTTGCACATCGCGCCACTCTTCAAGGGTTTCGACCCCTTCGACAATGACGCCCTGGCAGTAGTGATTCATCAATTGCAGCAGCAGCGTGAACAAATTTTGCCCTTCCGGCGTCTTGCGCAGCATGATAAACAGGTCGCGCGCCACTTTGATGTAGTCATAGCGTACTTCGCTCAGCGCCGAGAAATTCGCCATGCCGGTGCCAAAATCATCCAGCCACAGCGGGCCGATTTCGCTGATGGAGGCAAAGGTGGAGTCCTGCGGTAAACGGATATGCTCCACCAGTTCAAAGCGGATCCACGCCAGCGAGTCGACCAGCGCCATCAGTTCGCTATTCTGGCGCATTGCAAGCAGCGTCGGCCCATCGACATTCACCGAAGCCAGCACACTATTTTTGGTAAAAAAATCTTTCTGTTCGGCCAGTAGCGTGAGTTGCTCGTTAATCACGTCGACGCGCTGGCGCACCGCCACTTCGCTGAAGTAACGATCCGGGGCAATCCGTTTTTCGGGTTCAGAAGGGTGAGTCACCACGGTTAACAGTTCAATCGCCATCAGACGGCCATCGGTTTTGTAGATCGGCTGATAAGTATAAGCACGCTCACATTGCAGCCAATAACGATGCTCCTGCAAGCTTTCCATGCTCGCGTGTGGAATGCTTAGCGGCGGGTTGACCTGCTGTAACTTCATTTCTGCTGTCCTGTCGATGGGATGACCTGGATGAACTCGTCACAGGGTTATCGGCGCATGTTCAGATAACTTTACGTCCCGGCGAAGCGCAAAAATAAAAACCAGGGCGACGGAATCTGCGCGTAATACGCTTTAGCTCAAAAAAATACTGGAACGATGTTTTAATATGGTTGACCACGCATCACCCACATCGCACACTACCGTTAATTTATCTGATTCAGGTTACGAATATGTCCAGGAAAATTGCCGTTATCGGCGAATGCATGATCGAACTGTCGCAAAAAGGCGCTGAAGTTAACCGTGGCTTTGGCGGCGACACGCTGAACACCTCTGTTTATATCGCCCGCCAGGTCAAGCCGTCTGCGCTCTCTGTTCACTATGTGACGGCGCTGGGCACCGACAATTTCAGCCAGCAGATGCTGGACGCCTGGCAGAGTGAAAACGTTGATACCAGCCTGACTCAACGCATGGAAAACCGCCTGCCGGGGCTGTATTACATCGAAACCGACAGCACTGGCGAGCGCACCTTCTATTACTGGCGTAATGAAGCGGCGGCGAAGTTCTGGCTGGAGAGCGAGCAGTCTGCGATGATTTGTGAACAACTGGCGGGCTTTGATTATCTCTACCTGAGCGGTATCAGCCTGGCGATTTTAAGCCCTGGCAGCCGCGCTAAGCTGCTGGCGCTGTTAAAAGCGTGCCGCGCCAACGGCGGCAAAGTGATTTTTGACAACAACTACCGTCCGCGCTTGTGGGCGAGCAAAGAAGAGACCCGCGACGTTTATCAGCAGATGCTGGCCTGCACCGATATCGCTTTCCTGACGCTGGACGATGAAGATCTGCTGTGGGGCGAGAAGCCAGTGGAAGAAGTTATCGAGCGTACCCAACGCGCAGGCGTTAAAGAAGTGGTGATTAAACGCGGCGCAGACTCCTGCCTGGTCGCGATCGCCGGTGAAGCGGTGGTTGAAGTCCCGGCGGTGAAACTGCCGAAAGAGAAAGTGATTGATACTACCGCTGCGGGCGACTCCTTCAGCGCCGGTTACCTTGCCGTGCGCCTGACCGGCGGCGATGCCACCGAAGCCGCCAAACGCGGCCACTTAACTGCCAGCACCGTTATCCAGTATCGCGGCGCGATTATCCCGCGCGAGGCAATGCCGGAGTAACGTAGTACAGCGGCTATGCCGGGTGGCGGCGTTGCCTTACCCGGCCTACAAAGTATGCAATATCAATAAATTGCGAATTCATTCCGTAGGCCTGATAAGCGAAGCGCCATCAGGCAGCAGGTTTGTCATCAGTCTCAACCCTCTCCTTTCACGAAGAGGGTTTTTTAGCGTCACTGCTGCGGCGGGATATCCGACACATCCGGGCGCACATCATCCGTGCTGGTAGCGGCAGGTGCGGCGTCCGTCGGCTTCATTACCGCATCCCACGTCGCCTGCAAATCCTGCATGTTATGTTCCGGTTCGCCTTTCGGTTGCAGCAACACCAGCGTCATATCCTGCGACAACTGCTGGTGCAGATCCTGGTTCAACATTTCCGGCGTCAGGTTGGCTAAAAAGCGCTGGCGCAGCTTTTGATACTGTTCCGGCGCAATATCCACCACCTGGTTTTGCAACGCGCGCATCCGCTGGCTAATCAGGATATCCGTATCGGCGCGCGCGTAGGTGGCAAACAGCTTCTGCAATTCAAGGGATTTCTGCGCAATCAGCGCCTTAACTTCCTCTTCCGGCAGGCCTTTTTCACGCACCTTCGCCAGTTCACGGGCGATCACACCGGTATTGGCATTG
The nucleotide sequence above comes from Kosakonia sp. H02. Encoded proteins:
- the pdeH gene encoding cyclic-guanylate-specific phosphodiesterase, translated to MKLQQVNPPLSIPHASMESLQEHRYWLQCERAYTYQPIYKTDGRLMAIELLTVVTHPSEPEKRIAPDRYFSEVAVRQRVDVINEQLTLLAEQKDFFTKNSVLASVNVDGPTLLAMRQNSELMALVDSLAWIRFELVEHIRLPQDSTFASISEIGPLWLDDFGTGMANFSALSEVRYDYIKVARDLFIMLRKTPEGQNLFTLLLQLMNHYCQGVIVEGVETLEEWRDVQNSPAYAAQGYFLSRPVPLSNLAQVTLKL
- the yhjD gene encoding inner membrane protein YhjD; the protein is MTPENFEKRPTQDLDYEPVRKMAQAEPPEKEKTEKEKDDAHGMVSSTIATVTDTAQKIQRRPMVAHLIRATERFNDRMGNQFGAAITYFSFLSMIPIMMVSFAAAGFILASHPTLLQDIFNKILTSVSDPTMASTLKNTLNIAVQQRTTVGIVGLAVALYSGVNWMGNLREAIRAQSRDVWERNSQDEEKIWVKYFRDFISLIGLLVALIITLSITSVAGAAQELIISTLHLNYIEWLKPAWGGIGLLISICANYLLFFWIFWRLPRHRPRKRALIRGTFIAAIGFEVIKIVMTWTLPSLVKSPSGAAFGSVLGLMAFFYFFARLTLFCAAWIATAQYKDDPLMPGKRYR
- a CDS encoding MFS transporter, with product MQATATTFDNEQENPPVNSRNKVVVASLIGTAIEFFDFYIYATAAVIVFPHIFFPQGDPTAATLQSLATFAIAFIARPIGSAVFGHFGDRVGRKVTLVASLLTMGISTVVIGLLPGYETIGVMAPLLLALARFGQGLGLGGEWGGAALLATENAPPRKRALYGSFPQLGAPIGFFFANGTFLLLSWLLTDEQFMEWGWRVPFIFSAVLVLIGLYVRVSLHETPVFAKVAAAKKQVKIPLGTLLTKHVRVTVLGTFIMLATYTLFYIMTVYSMTFSTSPQGLGLPRNEVLWMLMMAVIGFGVMVPVAGLLADAFGRRKSMVVITSLIILFALFVFPPLLGSGNPALVMAYLLIGLSLMGLTFGPMGALLPELFPTEVRYTGASFSYNVSSILGASVAPYIATWLQANYGLMYVGIYLAAMAALTLIALLLTHETKHQSL
- a CDS encoding YdeI family stress tolerance OB fold protein, translated to MKKIVLTACFAALFSMSALAEEAPGLKADKAPPPPHKMDDGYRGIEDARSMTVKQAKELHDGASISLRGNLVEKQGEDVYLFRDKTDQIQAYIPIAVFDGKSLSPDELVGISGSLDKKQQPARIKVTHFQKQ
- a CDS encoding STY4199 family HEPN domain-containing protein — translated: MTTPAPLNMGEQFEKCLAIIRQASVEILLLLNVHFEEGKDPRWFLEQLDVARLSMGGWGAVAKRLKLSDAELTQFTLQLRHLQQLVPRYENGQNVSENQLIAALRFIGALENLRKKQKLLSYNTALNADNTQQQQQGQQQLRALESLIKSLVMQAWSDPERLRDHLKTQFGGDRVRRWLRLGDRNDVLSGMRFSELALLLVDKKEFSQHYARLFNDASVLNLFVEPRKTLQTFLDDVREMRTCVVAGQPLTSNQLLMLANYYPQITGPVQRAYEEKRSKINPTGLLKEAGEGLEAFWEQARKKDRAAGGDAQPIRDSIDTPAKRPVRSREEREQMISGVLWGAVGVVALIIAIGTFWLFVGGSAPVTRGARVTGPITDQRVAPSPKEELSRMGLGQDENNFRSAINRNDTRVVSLFLRTGMNWKLSWTEQAVIADYNDVLDLLLRYRLQMDEKRPCRRFIATLTHEMAANNKKLTSITKSYLQAFCTTPAVVDRARYEMEQAQLRYDANPSDENRKWADIYSAVYNAID
- a CDS encoding AsmA family protein, translating into MTKTSKALTAVFATLLLIIVVAIVIIATFDWNRLKPTINEKVSTELNRPFAIRGDLGVVWERQKEETGWRSWIPWPHVHADDIILGNPPGIDEITMVHLPRVEATLAPLALFTKTVYLPWIKLQQPDARLIRRSEKLNNWTFTLAGDENKDPNAKPSAWSFRLDNILFDRGRIAIDDAVSRADIEIMVDPLGKPLPFSEVTGKSNDKTKAGDYVFGLKAKGRYNGQPLSGDGKIGGMLALRSESTPFPVQADFRSGNTRVAFVGTVNDPMNMGGVDLQLKFGGDSLGELYDLTGVLLPDTPPFETDGHLVAKINNEKGSVFDYRNFNGHIGESDIHGTLTYSTGKPRPKLEGDVESRQLRLADLGPLIGVDSGKGAEQSKNAEQKKGEKSVQPADKVLPYDRFETDKWDVMDADVRFKGRRIEHGSSLPISDLSTHILLKNADLRLQPLKFGLAGGTISSNIHLEGDKKPMQGRAEIQARKLKLKELMPDVELMQKTLGEMNGDADIRGVGNSVAALLGTSNGNLKLLMNDGLVSRNLMEILGLNVGNFIVGQLFGDDEVRVNCAAANLDLVNGVARPQIFAFDTENALINVTGTASMASEQLDLTIDPESKGVRIVTLRSPLYVRGSFKNPQAGVKAGPLIARGAVAAALATLVTPAAALLALISPSEGEENQCQAILSQMKH
- a CDS encoding LysR family transcriptional regulator, which encodes MDKIYAMQLFIRVAELASFSKAAESMGLPKGSVSRQIQALETQLGTQLLHRTTRRVQLTQDGTVYYERAKDLLANMDELDGMFLHDPSSISGRLRVDMPVGVAKNLVIPRLPAFLQQYPGIELELSSSDRLVDIIREGFDCVVRVGTLKDSGLIARQLGKLSVINCASPDYLARFGYPDSLDDLSSHALVHYSVNLGTRPQGFEVWQDNQTRWVKTGGILTVNSTETYHAACLAGLGIIQVPRIGARDALRMGKLVEVLPQYRAEPMPVSLIYPHRRNLSRRVHLFMEWLATVLKDYVDQ
- a CDS encoding sugar kinase, giving the protein MSRKIAVIGECMIELSQKGAEVNRGFGGDTLNTSVYIARQVKPSALSVHYVTALGTDNFSQQMLDAWQSENVDTSLTQRMENRLPGLYYIETDSTGERTFYYWRNEAAAKFWLESEQSAMICEQLAGFDYLYLSGISLAILSPGSRAKLLALLKACRANGGKVIFDNNYRPRLWASKEETRDVYQQMLACTDIAFLTLDDEDLLWGEKPVEEVIERTQRAGVKEVVIKRGADSCLVAIAGEAVVEVPAVKLPKEKVIDTTAAGDSFSAGYLAVRLTGGDATEAAKRGHLTASTVIQYRGAIIPREAMPE
- a CDS encoding SDR family oxidoreductase produces the protein MTQPIALITGGSRGLGKNAALKLAAKGTGIILTYNNNAQDAENVVREIEQKGGKAAALQLNVGDISQFGDFVSRVLEQLQNVWQRDSFDYLLNNAGVGIHASFAETSEEQFDQMVNIHFKGPFFLTQLLLPLIKEGGRILNVSTGLTRFCQPGRASYAAVKGAMEVLTRYQAKELGERGISVNIIAPGAIATDFSGGVVRDNEQVHQFIASQTALGRVGQPDDIGDAIAALLSDKLAWMTAQRVEVSGGMFL